From the genome of Deferribacteraceae bacterium V6Fe1:
TAGGTAAATTAGCTGTGTATGGCACTTGCAATGATTTGGCTGTAAGCGGTGCCAAGCCTAAATTTCTGTCTCTTTCTCTTATTGTCTCTGAAGGTTATAGTCTTGAAAAACTCGACAAAATATTAAATTCAATTAAGCATGCAGTGGAAGAGATAGATGTAAAGATTGTTTGCGGTGATACTAAAGTAGTGGAGAGAAGTGAAGAGCCTTCTATATTTATTAATACAACAGGAATTGGTGAGCTTGCAGTTGACCTAAACAATTATAATAAAATCAACATAGGTGATAAGGTAATAATTACTTCAGACATTGCAAGGCATGGGCTCGCTGTGCTATCCGAAAGGAATGAACTTAACGTAGATACAGAAATAATAAGTGATTGTTGTAACTTGTATAAAATATTTGAACATGTTGGCTACGACGGGATAAAGTTTGCAAGAGATGCCACCCGCGGGGGGGTTGCAGCAGTATTAAACGAGATTAAAGAGCATTGTAATAAAGGATTTTTGATTGAAGAGGATAGAATGCCTATTGAAGAGTCTGTTAAGTATTTATGTGAATTTTTAGGGTTTGATATGCTGGAAATTGCCAACGAAGGGGTTGCTGTTTTAATTTGTGAAAATGATAGAGCCGATGAAATTGTTCTAAAACTTAAAGAGCTTGAAATTGCTAAAAATGCAAGCGTAGTTGGTGAGGTCACAGATTGTGAAAAAGTTCTTTTAAAGAATATTTATGGGGGTTTAAGAGTTGTTGAGATGCCTGATGGTAATCTTTTGCCTCGTATTTGTTAGTTTGCTTTACGGTTGTTTAAAAAATAATTACAATATTATTGATGCGAAATGCGGTACTTGCCACAAAAGTGATATAGTTTACTTGAAAAGCAGAAGTGAGTCAGATTGGCAAAGGATTATTTATGCTATGAAATTGAGAGGATTAGTTATCACTAATAATGAAGAAGCGGCAGTTTTTAAAGTATTAAAGGATAAAAAACTTATAACCTATTGAAAAAGTGTTGCCAAAATTTAAAATAGTGCTAAACTTTGGTATGATTGCTAAAATTGACTGGGAAAAGATGAACGGGCTTGTTCCTGTGGTAGTTCAAGACGTTGTTGATAAAGAGGTGCTGATGCAAGCTTATGCAGATGAGCAGGCACTAAAGCTGACTTTGGAGACAGGTTTTGCGCATTATTATTCCAGAAGCAGAAAATCTATATGGAAGAAAGGGGAAACATCTGGGCATTTACAGAAAATAAATAAA
Proteins encoded in this window:
- the hisI gene encoding phosphoribosyl-AMP cyclohydrolase; amino-acid sequence: MIAKIDWEKMNGLVPVVVQDVVDKEVLMQAYADEQALKLTLETGFAHYYSRSRKSIWKKGETSGHLQKINKIYLDCDGDCLLYIVEQIGPACHTGKKTCFFNEIY
- the hypE gene encoding hydrogenase expression/formation protein HypE, producing the protein MISTTMKLGGGGKATNDFIKNYIIKYFGNVYLNELRDASKLMINGNISFTTDSFVVKPEFFPGGDIGKLAVYGTCNDLAVSGAKPKFLSLSLIVSEGYSLEKLDKILNSIKHAVEEIDVKIVCGDTKVVERSEEPSIFINTTGIGELAVDLNNYNKINIGDKVIITSDIARHGLAVLSERNELNVDTEIISDCCNLYKIFEHVGYDGIKFARDATRGGVAAVLNEIKEHCNKGFLIEEDRMPIEESVKYLCEFLGFDMLEIANEGVAVLICENDRADEIVLKLKELEIAKNASVVGEVTDCEKVLLKNIYGGLRVVEMPDGNLLPRIC